The genomic window TTGTACTATATTAAGTTCGGTCGTCGCACCGATCACCATATTATAAAATTCAGCACCGTCGAATCCTACGGCTTTACTAGCAAATAAAGATGATAGCGTTAACTCACCAAGCAGCGCTTCAAGGGCAGTCAATCCTGTCTGTAAATAGTGCTGACGGTCTACATTACTGCCAAGCGAAATATATAAACGCGCCATTACCCATGATTACTGTTATTTGATTGGCTACCACGTTCAATTTCAACGCCAACTGTGATGGCATTATGCACCGCATTAGGCTTGGCTACTTTTAATTTAAGCCAAGGGATCTGATAAGTTTCAATTAAGAATTTAGCCAAACGCTCTGCTAATGTTTCAATTAAATCTACGGGATTTTTATTAGCAAATTCAGCTATTTTTACTGATATGTCGGCATAATCGAGTGTTTTAGCTAGCTCATCATTTTCGGCCGGTTTGGCGGTATCCCACCCCATAACTAAATCAATCACTAAGGTTTGTTTGATTTCTTTTTCCCAATCGAAAAAACCTATGGTG from Colwellia sp. PAMC 20917 includes these protein-coding regions:
- the folB gene encoding dihydroneopterin aldolase — encoded protein: MDKVYIEGLSIQTTIGFFDWEKEIKQTLVIDLVMGWDTAKPAENDELAKTLDYADISVKIAEFANKNPVDLIETLAERLAKFLIETYQIPWLKLKVAKPNAVHNAITVGVEIERGSQSNNSNHG